The Daucus carota subsp. sativus chromosome 7, DH1 v3.0, whole genome shotgun sequence genome window below encodes:
- the LOC108196659 gene encoding UDP-glucuronate 4-epimerase 6 has translation MAFSPDTSKTTKVERYNSYIRRVNTTKLLAASSKVLFRATLLISIVLIFFFTINYHPLSNNSITSPHRHLSAFYGSGAAWEKQVRHSSTPRRPNGFSVLVTGAAGFVGSHCSLALKKRGDGVLGLDNFNTYYDPSLKRARQKLLSTHEIFIVEADLNDAELLAKLFDIVPFTHVLHLAAQAGVRYAMQNPQSYIKSNIAGFVSLLEIAKAADPQPSIVWASSSSVYGLNTENPFSESDRTDQPASLYAATKKAGEEIAHTYNHIYGLSLTGLRFFTVYGPWGRPDMAYFFFTKDLLQSKGINIYKTQDDKEVARDFTYIDDIVKGCVGALDTAEKSTGSGGKKKAPAQLRIYNLGNTSPVSVGKLVSILESLLNVKAKKHVIRMPRNGDVPYTHANVSLAYHDFGYKPTTDLSTGLRKFVKWYVSYYGIQARVKGESAAKNLA, from the coding sequence ATGGCTTTCTCACCAGACACAAGCAAAACAACAAAAGTAGAAAGATACAACAGCTACATACGGAGAGTCAACACAACCAAACTCCTCGCAGCTTCCTCCAAAGTGCTCTTCCGGGCTACTCTACTCATCTCAATCGTCCTCATATTTTTCTTCACAATCAATTACCATCCACTTTCGAACAATTCCATCACTAGTCCGCATCGCCACCTCTCCGCCTTTTACGGCAGCGGCGCCGCCTGGGAGAAGCAAGTCCGCCACTCCTCCACACCGCGGCGGCCTAATGGCTTCTCGGTGCTTGTCACGGGAGCAGCCGGCTTCGTGGGCTCACACTGCTCCCTCGCATTAAAAAAACGCGGAGACGGAGTCTTGGGACTCGACAATTTCAATACTTACTATGATCCGTCGCTGAAAAGAGCGCGTCAGAAGTTACTTTCCACGCACGAAATTTTTATTGTGGAAGCGGATTTAAACGATGCCGAATTGCTTGCGAAGCTATTCGACATCGTTCCGTTTACACATGTGCTGCATTTAGCAGCCCAGGCTGGCGTGCGTTACGCAATGCAAAATCCACAGTCGTACATCAAATCAAACATAGCTGGATTCGTCAGTCTCCTGGAGATTGCGAAAGCAGCTGATCCACAGCCCTCGATTGTTTGGGCCTCTTCGTCTTCTGTGTACGGGTTGAATACGGAGAATCCGTTCTCCGAATCCGACCGTACTGATCAGCCCGCGAGCCTCTATGCGGCAACTAAAAAAGCAGGCGAAGAGATCGCGCACACGTACAATCACATATACGGATTGTCGCTGACAGGACTCCGATTTTTTACGGTTTACGGGCCTTGGGGAAGGCCCGACATGGCTTACTTCTTCTTCACGAAAGACTTGCTTCAGTCCAAAGGAATCAACATATACAAGACCCAAGATGACAAAGAGGTGGCGCGTGACTTCACATACATTGACGACATCGTAAAAGGCTGCGTCGGTGCTCTCGACACCGCGGAGAAGAGCACCGGGAGCGGGGGTAAAAAGAAGGCCCCCGCACAGCTCAGGATATACAATTTAGGAAACACGTCTCCGGTGTCGGTAGGGAAACTTGTTTCCATTTTGGAAAGTCTACTAAATGTCAAGGCGAAGAAGCATGTGATTCGAATGCCTCGAAACGGCGACGTTCCATACACTCATGCTAATGTCAGCTTGGCTTACCATGATTTCGGATACAAACCTACCACCGATTTATCAACCGGTTTGAGAAAGTTTGTCAAGTGGTATGTAAGTTATTATGGCATCCAAGCAAGGGTAAAAGGGGAAAGTGCGGCCAAGAATCTAGCATAA